The genomic window TCTTATAGGCAACAATTATCTTCGAAAAATCCTTATAATTGCTAATTCCCCTTTGCAGAGCCCATTCTATAACATCCTGGCGTTGTTGCAATTCCTTCCTGACAGTTGCATCATTCCATCCGCGATCCAGCATCAGACTTTCAATTACATAGGACCTCCCTGAATACTGGAAGGAGTCTTTCCCCGCCCTCCACAAGAACACTTCATTTGTAAGCAGTTCACCGGTTCGCGGATCTACTCCGACGATTTCCGTAATTGACTTGCATCTCCTTACCCTATCTTCACCAACTTTCACCTGTGCCTGCACACAAACAACATCAAGCGCCTGTATCATAATTCTGGGTACATTGATGGGAGGATTTTCAAGACGGTGGACTATTGATTGTACGGAATCTGCATGTATGGTGGAAAATGTGGTGTGGCCTGTCGACATTGCCTGAAAAAGTACATATGCTTCAGCTCCTCTTACTTCTCCTACAAGGATATATTCTGGACGCTGACGCAGGGATGCTCTCAGGAGCTCATACATACCTATGGATCCTCTTTCTTCACCTGCAAAAGCCTGTCTTGTTACACCCGGTATCCAGTTGGGATGAGCAAGATTGAGCTCCCTGGTGTCTTCAATAGAAACCAATTTCATTTCGGGCTGGATGAACATGGAAATTGCATTCATGGAAGTTGTTTTACCTGATGCTGTTCCACCAGCAAATATGATACTTTTGTTTGATTCAACAGCAAGCCAGAGATAGGCCATCATTGCTGTGGAATAAGTATGAAAACCAATTAATTGAGGTGGAGTTATTGGATTTTCATTAAAACGACGAATCGTAAAAGTGCTTCCGTAAGTTGTTACTTCCCTTCCAAGGGTCAGCTGTATTCTGGATCCATCCGGCATTGTTGCATCAAGCAAAGGATTTGCAATCGAGATATGCTTTCCACATATCTGAGCCATTCTTATTACAAAAGAATCCAGTTTCTCATCCATATCAAAAGTTATACTCGAAGGAATTGATTCATACTTTTTGTGATAGACATAGATCGGGGTAGCAGGTCCGTCACAGGAAATATCTTCGATATCCGAATCGCGCATCACCGCATCAATATCCCCATAACCCAGGAAATCCCGCTGGATATAATAGGTAAGTTTTTCTCTGTTTGCCGGGGAGAGGTCTATCCTGTAATCTTTCAGGAATTCGATAAATCTGGACCTGAGTACATCTTTTGCATCTGACTTTTCGGTTTCCTTCAGATCAATATCGAGAGTCTCTATCAGGCGCGATTTAATGATTTCGAGCAACTCTTTTTCCATATCAGTTAATTCGGGCTCAATAACCTTGTACTGATATTCATGTATTTCCATGTCATAAAGGATGCGAATGTAGGAGTAGGGAGGATTTATAGGATAAAGTTCAATTTCACGCACACCAGGATTATCTCCCCCGGATAGATCTACAAGAGGACCATGTTTTACAATATCGTATTTTTCGAATTCAATCTCACGTTTTGTGATTATGTCTTTTATTTTCTGCAACATTGAAGACTTGTGAATTTCAATATTTTCTTCATCAACCATCATTTGTTCTTCTGTAATTTCCCGGATGGCTTTTTCCCAGACACTTTGAACTTCTTCTGGTATTTTTCCTTGTTGCAGTTCCTGATTTATTAATTCTTTTTCAACAAGTTTGTCAATCCCTTCATTGACATTAGTTTCATTAGCTAAATCTGAAAATACAGTATCCATCATTTCAATCTGTTTTTCAAGATTGAAATTATTTGGATCATCCACGTCCTCCACGGACGCATTTTTATGAATGTCTGTATTCCTCTCTTTGTCGGACTCCTCTGTGTCCTCCCTGCCCCTATTTTCTTCCATTCTTTGCATTTGTTCTTCTGAAGAGGAAGCCATAAACACACCTTCATTTATTGAGCAAAAAATATACCTTTAATTCTCTGGAAAAAACCCTTCTTAGGCTGTGAACCAGTTTCATTCAGGTATGTAGGGTCACTTTCAATACCTGCCATTTGCGCTGCTATTCTTTTCAAACTAAATGATGCAGCTGATGTTGGATAATTGCAAACGACGGGTTTTTGCAGGGAAAGAGATTTTTGAATTGCAACATCAGCAGGTATTTCCCCTATTATGTCCACCCCACTTGATTCATTAATTTTGTTTCTCAAATTCTGACTAAGTCCATTTTCAATACGGTTAACTATAACACCGCTTATTGGTACATCATAACCTCGGGCTATTGTTGCCGTTTTAAGGGAGTCGGTTATTGAAGTGATCTCCGGATTCATTACTACAATAACATAATGTGAGAGTTTGAGAGGAATTATTATATTTGGATTGATTCCGGATGGTGTGTCCATTATTATAAAATCAAATTCCCTGTTTAACTGGTCAAGCACTTTTTCAAGCATCTTGATATTAGCTTTCTGATAGCCTTTAATTGTGTATCCGGCAGGGAGTATTTTGACACCGTATGGCCCCTCATAAATTGCCTCTCTTACATCGACATCTCCTGCAAGTACGTCATGTAGGGTTTTGTTTATATTTAAGCTGAAGAACAAGCCCACATTTGCCATACCAAGGTCGGTATCAATAATTAGCACTCTTCTCCCCATCCCTGCAAGAGCTGTGGCTACATTGGCAGAAACAGTAGTCTTTCCAGTCCCCCCTTTTCCAGAGGCAAATGTATAAATCGAAGCCACTTTATTACCCAATAAATATTATATTTATTTATTATATATTAAGATTTGTTTTTCTGCAGAAGTTTATATAGCTTTTTCGATATACGATTCCATTAAGATTTGCCTTTGAATAAGCATAAATGAAAAGTAGATAACTTTATTAAACAAAATCCTCTTGAAAACTTAAATAAGTTATCAA from Methanohalophilus halophilus includes these protein-coding regions:
- a CDS encoding type II/IV secretion system ATPase subunit — protein: MASSSEEQMQRMEENRGREDTEESDKERNTDIHKNASVEDVDDPNNFNLEKQIEMMDTVFSDLANETNVNEGIDKLVEKELINQELQQGKIPEEVQSVWEKAIREITEEQMMVDEENIEIHKSSMLQKIKDIITKREIEFEKYDIVKHGPLVDLSGGDNPGVREIELYPINPPYSYIRILYDMEIHEYQYKVIEPELTDMEKELLEIIKSRLIETLDIDLKETEKSDAKDVLRSRFIEFLKDYRIDLSPANREKLTYYIQRDFLGYGDIDAVMRDSDIEDISCDGPATPIYVYHKKYESIPSSITFDMDEKLDSFVIRMAQICGKHISIANPLLDATMPDGSRIQLTLGREVTTYGSTFTIRRFNENPITPPQLIGFHTYSTAMMAYLWLAVESNKSIIFAGGTASGKTTSMNAISMFIQPEMKLVSIEDTRELNLAHPNWIPGVTRQAFAGEERGSIGMYELLRASLRQRPEYILVGEVRGAEAYVLFQAMSTGHTTFSTIHADSVQSIVHRLENPPINVPRIMIQALDVVCVQAQVKVGEDRVRRCKSITEIVGVDPRTGELLTNEVFLWRAGKDSFQYSGRSYVIESLMLDRGWNDATVRKELQQRQDVIEWALQRGISNYKDFSKIIVAYKREPETIIKLVKQEMQDE
- the minD gene encoding cell division ATPase MinD — translated: MGNKVASIYTFASGKGGTGKTTVSANVATALAGMGRRVLIIDTDLGMANVGLFFSLNINKTLHDVLAGDVDVREAIYEGPYGVKILPAGYTIKGYQKANIKMLEKVLDQLNREFDFIIMDTPSGINPNIIIPLKLSHYVIVVMNPEITSITDSLKTATIARGYDVPISGVIVNRIENGLSQNLRNKINESSGVDIIGEIPADVAIQKSLSLQKPVVCNYPTSAASFSLKRIAAQMAGIESDPTYLNETGSQPKKGFFQRIKGIFFAQ